Proteins co-encoded in one Seriola aureovittata isolate HTS-2021-v1 ecotype China chromosome 1, ASM2101889v1, whole genome shotgun sequence genomic window:
- the grpr gene encoding gastrin-releasing peptide receptor, which produces MSLEESVGWTVGEMEQLYPNASRSITALQTSARTMWLTGVAIASVYGVISVLGLIGNITLIKTFCSAKSTRNVPNLFMSSLALGDVLLLVTCAPVDASRYLSEEWLFGRVGCKVIPFIQLTSVGVSVFTLTALSADRYKAIVKPLEIQTSSTTTNIVLRAALIWLFSLVLAIPEAVYSDLHTFNVTSTDESFVTCAPYPHAGELHPKIHSMASFLIFYVIPLLVISVYYTFIARSLMRSASNLPVEGNMHARRQVESRKRLAKTVLVFVGLFAVCWLPSHIIYLYRSYHYSQVDTSLVHFVCSVVARILAFTNSCLNPFALFLLSKTFKKQFNQQLCCCCRMILRHSSQSPTHYNTRVTSVRSTHYSMASLSIINGRQIYQEDCV; this is translated from the exons ATGTCTCTTGAGGAGTCAGTTGGTTGGACGGTGGGAGAGATGGAGCAGTTGTACCCAAACGCGTCGCGCAGCATCACTGCTCTCCAAACCTCGGCACGGACAATGTGGCTCACCGGCGTGGCCATCGCTTCAGTTTATGGTGTGATCAGCGTGCTGGGGCTGATCGGCAACATCACCCTGATCAAGACGTTTTGCTCCGCCAAATCAACCCGCAATGTGCCGAATCTCTTCATGTCGAGTCTTGCGCTCGGGGACGTTTTACTGCTGGTAACCTGCGCTCCGGTGGATGCCAGCCGCTACCTGTCAGAGGAGTGGCTGTTCGGCAGAGTGGGTTGTAAAGTCATCCCTTTCATTCAGCTCACCTCGGTTGGAGTGTCTGTGTTCACTCTCACAGCCCTCTCTGCTGACAG gtACAAGGCCATCGTGAAGCCCTTGGAAATCCAAACTTCAAGCACCACTACCAACATTGTCCTGAGGGCGGCGCTAATCTGGCTCTTCTCCCTGGTCCTGGCTATCCCCGAGGCCGTCTACTCTGACCTCCACACCTTCAACGTCACCTCCACTGATGAGAGCTTCGTTACGTGCGCACCTTATCCCCATGCTGGGGAACTGCACCCAAAGATACACTCCATGGCCTCCTTCCTCATTTTCTACGTCATTCCCCTGCTGGTTATATCTGTGTACTACACCTTCATCGCCCGCAGCCTGATGAGGAGCGCTTCAAATCTGCCTGTGGAGGGGAACATGCATGCAAGACGCCAG GTTGAATCAAGAAAGCGCTTGGCCAAGACGGTGCTGGTGTTTGTTGGGCTCTTCGCAGTATGCTGGCTCCCCAGTCACATCATCTACTTATACCGCTCCTATCACTACTCCCAG GTGGACACCTCACTGGTTCACTTTGTGTGCAGCGTAGTAGCTCGGATCCTGGCCTTCACCAACTCCTGCCTCAACCCCTTTGCCCTGTTCCTGTTGAGCAAGACATTCAAAAAGCAGTTCAACCAGcagctgtgttgctgctgtCGTATGATCCTCAGACACTCCTCACAGAGCCCGACACATTACAACACACGTGTGACCTCTGTCCGCAGCACACATTACTCCATGGCAAGTCTGAGCATTATCAATGGCAGACAGATCTATCAGGAAGATTGTGTGTAA